The following are encoded together in the Salinibacterium sp. UTAS2018 genome:
- a CDS encoding ABC transporter substrate-binding protein, whose product MANRIARAGGALVLVSALALSACSTGAGTDGGTDAAGACTPSDGPVTLDFTTWLPGMEDAAAIWNEKNPDIQVKVQTGPNGLGGTYKNFFNQIEAGNAPDLGQIEYDALPNFRVQDGVVNIADCAGVMDAQDQFIDWTWSQVTFGEDDAVYAVPQDTGPEALFYRADLFEKAGIAIPTTWDEYAEAAKQIREEGGYITNFSQSDINAFAGLVWQADGQWFKNDGEAWDVTLDSPESIMVADYWQGLLDDDLVATLPAWTDEWNNGYNSGEVWSWVSAVWGANSITSGAPDTAGNWAVAPMPQWNEGDSAAGNWGGSSTAVLKGSEHPYEAAQFALWLNTDPEALASMNKTANIYPATKTGGDLPAFSEGLDFFGGQNIYDVFAAAGAEVNPDFTWGPTMTQVYTDVADGFSGAISGSGTLTDALTDGQQKTIDAMKAAAIAVNE is encoded by the coding sequence ATGGCTAATCGCATAGCTCGCGCTGGAGGAGCATTGGTGCTCGTCTCCGCGCTCGCACTCTCAGCATGCTCAACCGGCGCCGGCACAGATGGCGGCACTGACGCCGCTGGCGCCTGCACCCCGTCAGACGGTCCCGTAACACTCGACTTCACGACGTGGCTGCCCGGCATGGAAGACGCCGCAGCAATCTGGAACGAAAAGAACCCCGACATCCAGGTCAAGGTTCAGACCGGTCCTAACGGTCTTGGTGGAACGTACAAGAACTTCTTCAACCAGATCGAGGCCGGCAACGCTCCCGACCTCGGCCAGATTGAGTACGACGCCCTGCCGAACTTCCGCGTTCAGGACGGCGTTGTTAACATCGCCGACTGTGCCGGAGTCATGGATGCTCAGGACCAGTTCATCGACTGGACCTGGAGCCAGGTCACGTTTGGTGAAGACGACGCTGTATACGCAGTGCCGCAGGACACCGGCCCCGAGGCACTGTTCTACCGTGCTGACCTGTTCGAAAAGGCTGGCATCGCCATCCCGACGACCTGGGACGAATACGCTGAGGCAGCAAAGCAGATCCGTGAAGAGGGTGGCTACATCACCAACTTCTCGCAGAGCGACATCAACGCCTTCGCCGGTCTCGTGTGGCAGGCTGACGGCCAATGGTTCAAGAACGATGGCGAAGCATGGGACGTAACCCTCGACTCGCCCGAGTCGATCATGGTTGCTGACTACTGGCAGGGCCTGCTTGACGACGACCTCGTCGCTACGCTTCCGGCGTGGACCGATGAGTGGAACAACGGCTACAACTCTGGTGAGGTCTGGAGCTGGGTTTCCGCAGTGTGGGGTGCAAACTCCATCACGAGTGGCGCACCTGACACCGCAGGCAACTGGGCTGTCGCACCGATGCCGCAGTGGAACGAAGGCGACTCCGCCGCCGGCAACTGGGGCGGATCGAGCACGGCAGTTCTCAAGGGAAGCGAACACCCCTACGAAGCTGCACAGTTCGCACTCTGGTTGAACACTGACCCTGAGGCCCTTGCCAGCATGAACAAGACGGCAAACATCTACCCGGCGACAAAGACGGGTGGCGACCTGCCAGCATTCTCCGAAGGTCTTGACTTCTTCGGTGGACAGAACATTTACGACGTGTTCGCTGCTGCCGGCGCTGAGGTCAACCCTGACTTCACATGGGGCCCGACTATGACGCAGGTTTACACCGACGTTGCAGACGGATTCTCCGGCGCGATCTCCGGCTCAGGCACCCTCACGGATGCTCTGACCGATGGTCAGCAGAAGACAATCGACGCCATGAAGGCTGCCGCGATTGCTGTCAACGAATAA
- a CDS encoding beta-galactosidase produces the protein MTTPRADRVASWSPDSLVLGCDYNPEQWSEDVWQQDVALMREAGVTLVAINIFGWAEIEPRAGQYAFDRLDAIMDLLHSAGIRVNLGTGTSSPPAWLTTAHPDILPTAADGTRRWQGGRQAWCPSSPEFRTAALGLVATVAERYSEHPALAMWHVSNELGCHNAHCYCDTSAAAFRTWLEARYGTVDALNAAWGTTFWSQRYSEWNEILPPRATLSSANPAQRLDFNRFSSDELLGYYRAEAELLRKVSPIPVTTNFMVTAHIRSQNYWQWASEMDVIANDHYLDHRLPHPNSELSFAADLTRGLAQGAPWVLMEQASSAVSWQPHNLAKQPGEMLRNSLTHVARGADTICFFQWRASRQGAEKFHSALLPHAGTDTAVWRETLDLGVKLHSLEPLAGTRVEASVALVFSWESWWAAEGDSQPSSAVRYLEQVHAAYAAASANGVTVDIVAPGASLDDYKLVIVPSLYLVDDASAAVISNFVAGGGNAVVTFFSGIVDETDGIRLDSTGETPPGAFSDMLGVWTEEFMPVKPETRLLLNDGGQASIWAEHVRPTTADVVAEFANGPMPGGPAVTRNRFGSGAAWYVATALDAASFADLMGRALNEAGVDALELPEGVEVVTRSNETDRFRFVINHSAHEISFPADGAELLTETTVTGSVTVPAGGVRVIRLTVEEGATR, from the coding sequence GTGACCACACCCCGCGCAGATCGCGTCGCGAGCTGGTCACCCGATTCCCTCGTTCTCGGTTGTGACTACAACCCCGAGCAGTGGTCAGAGGATGTGTGGCAGCAGGATGTCGCCCTCATGCGTGAGGCCGGGGTCACCCTCGTCGCCATCAACATCTTCGGCTGGGCAGAGATCGAGCCGCGAGCGGGGCAGTACGCCTTCGATCGTCTCGACGCCATCATGGATCTGTTGCACTCTGCCGGCATCCGCGTGAACCTCGGAACCGGCACCTCGTCGCCGCCCGCGTGGCTCACGACCGCCCACCCCGACATTCTTCCTACCGCCGCCGACGGCACCCGCCGCTGGCAGGGCGGTCGCCAAGCATGGTGCCCGAGCTCGCCTGAGTTCCGTACTGCGGCTCTCGGCCTCGTCGCTACAGTCGCCGAGCGCTACAGCGAGCACCCCGCCCTCGCGATGTGGCACGTGTCCAACGAACTCGGATGCCACAACGCGCACTGCTACTGCGACACGTCGGCTGCCGCCTTCCGCACCTGGCTCGAAGCGCGCTACGGCACCGTCGACGCCCTCAACGCCGCCTGGGGTACTACCTTCTGGAGCCAGCGCTACAGCGAGTGGAACGAAATTCTGCCGCCCCGCGCCACGCTCTCCTCGGCCAACCCCGCGCAGCGCCTCGACTTCAACCGGTTCAGCTCCGACGAGCTTCTTGGCTACTACCGCGCCGAAGCAGAACTGCTGCGCAAAGTCAGCCCGATCCCGGTCACGACGAACTTCATGGTCACCGCCCACATTCGCAGCCAGAACTATTGGCAGTGGGCGAGCGAAATGGATGTCATCGCCAACGATCACTACCTCGATCACCGCCTGCCGCATCCGAACAGCGAATTGTCGTTCGCAGCCGACCTCACACGCGGTCTCGCACAGGGTGCGCCGTGGGTGCTCATGGAGCAGGCCAGCAGCGCCGTCAGCTGGCAGCCCCACAACCTGGCCAAGCAGCCGGGTGAAATGCTTCGCAACTCGTTGACGCACGTTGCTCGGGGTGCAGACACGATCTGCTTCTTCCAGTGGCGCGCGTCGCGACAGGGTGCCGAGAAGTTCCATTCGGCCCTGCTTCCTCACGCCGGTACTGACACTGCTGTGTGGCGAGAGACCCTCGACCTGGGTGTGAAACTCCACTCCCTCGAGCCTCTCGCGGGCACCCGGGTCGAGGCGTCCGTCGCTCTCGTCTTCAGCTGGGAATCCTGGTGGGCAGCCGAAGGTGACTCCCAGCCGTCGTCGGCCGTGCGCTACCTCGAGCAGGTTCACGCCGCCTATGCCGCCGCGAGTGCCAACGGGGTCACGGTCGACATTGTCGCTCCCGGCGCCTCGCTCGACGACTACAAGCTCGTCATTGTTCCTAGCCTCTACCTCGTGGATGACGCGAGCGCGGCCGTCATCAGCAACTTCGTTGCGGGCGGAGGCAACGCTGTTGTCACTTTCTTCTCCGGAATTGTGGACGAGACAGACGGCATCCGCCTCGATTCCACGGGCGAGACCCCTCCCGGTGCCTTCAGCGACATGCTGGGAGTGTGGACCGAAGAGTTCATGCCCGTGAAGCCCGAAACTCGCCTGCTGCTCAACGATGGCGGCCAAGCCAGCATCTGGGCCGAACATGTACGCCCCACCACAGCGGATGTCGTAGCCGAGTTCGCGAACGGCCCCATGCCCGGTGGGCCGGCCGTCACGCGCAACCGCTTCGGTTCGGGAGCCGCGTGGTACGTGGCTACCGCGCTCGACGCCGCCAGTTTCGCTGACCTGATGGGTCGTGCGCTCAACGAAGCCGGAGTCGATGCTCTCGAATTGCCGGAGGGCGTTGAGGTCGTGACGCGGTCGAACGAGACAGATCGTTTCCGCTTCGTGATCAATCACAGCGCGCATGAGATTTCTTTCCCCGCCGACGGCGCAGAATTGTTGACGGAAACTACAGTCACCGGTTCAGTGACTGTTCCTGCTGGTGGCGTTCGCGTCATCCGCCTGACTGTCGAAGAAGGAGCAACGCGATGA
- a CDS encoding carbohydrate ABC transporter permease: MSATKTAAKKHHGPRESLFSRSGAMLVMAICTFYFLVPIWWLFVAATKDRSDFTTSAPLWFADFNLFENIGNLATYRDGLFFRWMLNSILYAGAGAAVATLFATMMGYALAKYDFRGRETLFNVVLGGVLVPATALALPLFLVFSQVGATNTFWSVFLPSIVSPFGVYLARIYATSSVPDELVEAARIDGSGEVRTFFTVATRLMTPAMVTIFLFQFVTIWNNFFLPLIMLRDEKLFPVTLGLYIWNSQVNQIPEIRAYVIIGALLSIIPLIIAFLSLQRFWRSGLGTGALK; this comes from the coding sequence ATGAGTGCCACGAAGACTGCCGCAAAGAAGCACCACGGCCCTCGCGAAAGCCTGTTCTCTCGCTCCGGTGCCATGCTCGTCATGGCCATCTGCACGTTCTACTTCCTGGTTCCGATCTGGTGGTTGTTCGTGGCGGCGACGAAGGATCGCAGCGACTTTACGACGAGCGCACCGCTCTGGTTCGCCGACTTCAACCTGTTCGAAAACATCGGCAACCTGGCCACGTACCGCGACGGTCTTTTCTTCCGCTGGATGCTCAACAGCATTCTTTACGCGGGAGCTGGCGCCGCCGTCGCTACGCTTTTCGCGACGATGATGGGTTATGCCCTCGCGAAGTATGATTTCCGCGGTCGCGAAACTCTCTTCAACGTTGTGCTCGGTGGCGTGCTCGTTCCGGCTACGGCGTTGGCCCTTCCGTTGTTCCTGGTCTTCAGCCAGGTCGGCGCGACCAACACCTTCTGGTCGGTGTTCCTGCCGAGCATCGTGAGCCCGTTTGGTGTCTATCTCGCTCGGATCTACGCGACCTCGAGTGTTCCGGATGAGCTCGTCGAGGCTGCCCGCATCGACGGTTCAGGTGAGGTGCGTACCTTCTTCACGGTTGCGACCCGACTCATGACCCCGGCGATGGTCACGATCTTCCTCTTCCAGTTCGTCACCATTTGGAACAACTTCTTCTTGCCGCTGATCATGCTGCGCGACGAGAAGCTATTCCCCGTGACCCTCGGTCTGTACATCTGGAACAGCCAGGTCAACCAGATCCCCGAAATTCGGGCCTACGTGATCATCGGCGCACTGCTGTCGATCATCCCGCTCATCATTGCTTTCCTCAGCCTGCAGCGCTTCTGGCGCAGTGGGCTAGGAACCGGCGCACTCAAATAG
- a CDS encoding pirin family protein, whose translation MSNTEKNPAEVLCESEQGAGVQLLTPREVPLGGPRAMNVRRTLPQRSRSLIGGWCFVDHYGPETTRMHVPPHPHTGLQTVSWLFAGDIEHRDSVGSLATVRPGELNLMTAGRGISHSEVSPAEPTLLHGAQLWVALPNAHRDTAPAFENYVPTPFEHQGATVSVFIGELAGVSSPARVFTPLLGAQLDVPAGTSITLTLDARFEHGALVDAGDVTIANVETPEDHLAYLAPGLTELTITATTDARLLLLGGEPLGEAIVMWWNFIGRSHDEIVMFRAQWQADVIEAGNPSGRFGTVANFDGHPLPAPELPTIRLKPRL comes from the coding sequence GCGAGCAGGGCGCTGGCGTGCAGTTGCTCACGCCGCGCGAGGTTCCCCTCGGTGGCCCGCGCGCGATGAATGTGCGGCGCACTCTGCCGCAGCGTTCCCGCTCCCTCATCGGCGGATGGTGCTTCGTCGATCACTACGGACCTGAGACGACCCGGATGCACGTGCCGCCGCATCCGCATACCGGCTTGCAGACCGTGAGCTGGCTCTTCGCCGGTGACATCGAGCACCGCGATAGCGTCGGCAGTCTCGCAACCGTGCGGCCCGGAGAGCTGAATCTCATGACGGCCGGGCGTGGCATTTCGCACTCCGAGGTCTCCCCCGCCGAGCCGACGCTGCTCCATGGTGCGCAGCTCTGGGTGGCCCTGCCGAACGCGCACCGCGACACCGCGCCCGCCTTCGAGAACTACGTGCCGACGCCGTTCGAACATCAGGGCGCGACCGTGAGCGTCTTTATCGGTGAACTCGCTGGCGTCTCGTCGCCCGCCCGAGTTTTCACACCGCTTCTCGGCGCCCAGCTCGACGTGCCGGCCGGCACCAGCATCACGCTCACTCTCGACGCCCGCTTCGAACACGGCGCGCTCGTGGATGCCGGTGACGTGACCATCGCTAATGTCGAGACGCCTGAAGATCACCTCGCGTATCTCGCTCCCGGCCTCACCGAACTCACGATCACGGCGACGACGGATGCCCGGCTCCTGCTTCTCGGCGGCGAACCGCTCGGCGAAGCCATCGTCATGTGGTGGAACTTTATTGGGCGCAGTCACGACGAGATCGTGATGTTCCGCGCGCAGTGGCAGGCCGACGTGATTGAGGCCGGCAATCCCTCTGGCCGCTTCGGAACCGTGGCCAACTTTGATGGACATCCGCTGCCCGCCCCGGAACTACCCACGATCAGGCTGAAGCCGCGCCTGTGA
- a CDS encoding alpha-galactosidase: protein MLSTNNTNDIVHLRAAGTSFVLDARGTGVPSITHWGADLGELSATQLAALADSRERALGPSSIDEPFRLSIVPLLAEGWSGLPGLEGRHDQPAGAGVAAGGASGGRVRRPALRTESIDHPEPGVVRITLVDAAGVTPDDADAAVALRLTITFELTAAGVLRSRSQLTNTATEIFELSSLATVLPLAPVARERLDFSGIWAAERQPQRSAIDYGTWLRESRHGRRGHDDSYLTVAGTPGFGFRHGEVWAMHLGTSGDTRVWIDRSALGITTVGAAELLAPGEIRLATGDSYETPWAYAAWSDAGLDGVSDRFHSWFRGLPAHPSTPRPLTLNTWEAVYFDHNFEQLAALADAAADAGVERFVLDDGWMKNRTDDERALGDWTVDEQSWPEGLTPLVDRVTVRGMQFGLWVEPEMVSLDSDLAREHPDWILRDDDRPLPKSWRNQFVLDLDNPAAFAHVLDAISALLDEYAISYLKWDMNRDLLGGSVHRHVAATYRLMDELRVRYPHVEIESCASGGARVDAGVLERVQRVWPSDTNDAHDRFSIMRWTNLLVPFEYLGSHVGSSPAHTSGRSLSLGFRLATALMGHSGIEWDLTATTAEERAALPVWAAAYRSLRGLIHSGRVVRGELETAQPVVTGIVADDATGVVDAVFWVTCLDTPSDAVPTSRRLPGLDPHRDYRVSPVDVGAEAATYPGTAPAWWHEGELTLSGAVLGSVGLQLPILHPDEALVLRVTAV, encoded by the coding sequence TTGCTGTCAACGAATAACACGAACGACATCGTTCACCTCCGTGCCGCGGGCACCAGCTTCGTGCTGGATGCTCGCGGCACGGGCGTGCCGTCGATCACGCACTGGGGTGCAGACCTCGGAGAACTCTCCGCCACGCAATTGGCGGCGCTCGCGGATTCACGCGAGCGGGCTCTCGGGCCGAGTTCCATCGACGAACCCTTCCGGCTGAGCATCGTTCCTTTGCTCGCCGAGGGCTGGAGTGGCCTGCCCGGTCTTGAGGGGCGCCACGATCAGCCCGCTGGTGCTGGCGTTGCTGCTGGCGGTGCCAGTGGTGGGCGCGTGCGCCGCCCCGCACTGCGAACCGAGAGCATCGATCATCCGGAGCCCGGCGTTGTACGCATCACGCTGGTTGATGCCGCTGGCGTCACACCGGATGACGCGGACGCCGCTGTCGCGCTTCGCCTCACGATTACTTTCGAGCTGACTGCTGCCGGAGTGCTGCGCAGCCGCTCGCAGCTCACGAACACTGCCACCGAGATCTTCGAGCTCTCGTCGCTGGCTACCGTTCTTCCGCTTGCGCCCGTAGCGCGCGAGCGACTCGACTTCAGCGGAATCTGGGCGGCCGAACGCCAGCCCCAGCGCTCCGCTATCGACTACGGAACCTGGCTGCGCGAGTCTCGTCACGGTCGCCGCGGTCACGACGATTCCTACCTCACCGTGGCGGGCACACCCGGCTTTGGCTTTCGCCACGGTGAGGTCTGGGCGATGCACCTCGGCACGAGTGGCGACACCCGGGTCTGGATTGACCGCTCGGCCTTGGGCATCACGACCGTCGGTGCCGCTGAGCTTCTCGCACCCGGTGAGATTCGTCTCGCTACGGGCGATTCGTACGAAACACCGTGGGCCTACGCTGCGTGGTCGGATGCCGGCCTCGACGGCGTGAGCGACCGTTTCCATTCCTGGTTCCGTGGCCTGCCCGCGCACCCGTCGACACCGCGCCCGCTGACCCTCAACACGTGGGAAGCCGTCTATTTCGACCACAACTTCGAGCAGCTGGCGGCGCTCGCCGACGCGGCCGCCGATGCCGGCGTCGAACGCTTCGTGCTCGATGACGGCTGGATGAAAAACCGCACAGACGACGAGCGGGCTCTCGGCGACTGGACCGTGGACGAGCAGTCGTGGCCCGAAGGTCTGACTCCACTCGTTGATCGCGTGACCGTCAGAGGGATGCAGTTTGGCCTGTGGGTCGAGCCCGAGATGGTGTCTCTCGACTCGGATCTTGCGCGCGAGCATCCGGACTGGATTCTTCGCGACGATGATCGGCCGTTGCCGAAGTCGTGGCGCAACCAGTTCGTGCTCGACCTCGACAACCCTGCTGCTTTTGCGCACGTGCTCGATGCGATCAGCGCCCTGCTCGACGAGTATGCGATCAGCTACCTGAAGTGGGACATGAATCGCGACCTGCTCGGTGGCTCGGTGCACCGGCACGTTGCTGCGACCTATCGCCTGATGGACGAACTGCGTGTGCGGTACCCGCACGTGGAGATCGAGTCGTGCGCCTCGGGCGGTGCCCGGGTGGATGCCGGAGTGCTCGAGCGTGTGCAGCGAGTGTGGCCATCCGACACCAACGATGCTCATGACCGTTTCTCGATCATGCGCTGGACCAACCTGCTCGTGCCCTTCGAATATCTGGGCTCGCACGTCGGATCGTCGCCAGCGCACACGTCGGGGCGTTCGCTATCACTCGGCTTCCGGCTCGCGACCGCGCTCATGGGTCATTCGGGGATCGAGTGGGATCTCACGGCAACGACTGCCGAGGAGCGCGCTGCTCTGCCCGTGTGGGCGGCGGCGTACCGTTCGCTGCGCGGCCTCATTCATTCAGGACGTGTCGTGCGCGGCGAGCTCGAGACTGCTCAGCCGGTTGTCACCGGCATTGTGGCGGATGACGCTACCGGCGTTGTCGACGCCGTCTTCTGGGTGACCTGTCTCGATACTCCGTCGGATGCTGTACCGACTTCCCGGCGATTGCCGGGTTTAGACCCGCACCGCGATTACCGCGTCAGCCCCGTCGATGTGGGGGCGGAAGCGGCAACCTATCCGGGCACGGCGCCAGCGTGGTGGCACGAGGGCGAACTCACGCTGTCGGGCGCAGTGCTCGGGTCGGTGGGGCTCCAGCTGCCGATTCTGCATCCTGATGAAGCACTCGTGCTGCGGGTGACCGCGGTCTAA
- a CDS encoding carbohydrate ABC transporter permease, whose amino-acid sequence MTSNIAKPATPPKAVTKKVRRATKATNNRGAVMFFIAPFSILFALFYIVPILVAIYQSLLTVEREGTFGKPTEVFGGFVQYARVFQDEAFWSSILRVLSFGVVQVPVMLGLALLLALLLDSPLVKGKRFFRLAFFAPYAVPGVIAAVMWGFLYSPNLSPFTAITKEINFLGADLVLWSIANVVTWVFVGYNMIIIYSALLAIPSEIYEAARLDGASQARIAWSIKIPLITPAITLTAIFSIIGTLQLLAEPQVFKSFTSAVTSTFTPNLLIYSTASVPNVNLAAAFSVVLALFTFALSFTVLKFTQRKAD is encoded by the coding sequence ATGACTTCGAACATTGCTAAGCCCGCTACACCCCCGAAGGCGGTGACGAAGAAGGTTCGCCGTGCCACCAAGGCCACGAACAACCGGGGAGCGGTGATGTTCTTCATCGCGCCGTTCTCGATTCTCTTCGCGCTGTTCTACATTGTGCCGATTCTGGTGGCGATCTATCAGTCGCTGCTGACGGTCGAACGAGAAGGCACGTTTGGCAAGCCAACGGAGGTCTTCGGCGGCTTCGTGCAGTACGCGCGCGTCTTCCAGGATGAGGCTTTCTGGTCATCCATTCTTCGGGTTCTCAGCTTTGGTGTCGTGCAAGTGCCGGTGATGCTTGGGCTCGCTTTGCTCTTGGCGTTGTTGCTTGACTCGCCGCTCGTGAAGGGCAAGCGCTTCTTCCGTCTCGCTTTCTTCGCGCCGTATGCGGTCCCGGGTGTTATCGCGGCGGTCATGTGGGGCTTCCTGTACTCACCGAACCTGTCGCCGTTCACCGCGATCACCAAGGAGATCAACTTCTTGGGTGCCGATCTCGTGCTGTGGTCGATCGCCAACGTGGTCACCTGGGTATTCGTGGGCTACAACATGATCATCATTTACTCGGCGCTGCTGGCTATCCCGAGCGAGATCTACGAGGCTGCTCGTCTCGACGGAGCATCGCAGGCGCGCATCGCGTGGTCGATCAAGATTCCGTTGATCACCCCCGCCATCACGCTCACCGCTATTTTCTCGATTATCGGAACGCTGCAATTGCTCGCTGAGCCTCAAGTCTTCAAGAGCTTCACGTCGGCAGTGACCAGCACCTTCACCCCCAACTTGCTCATTTACTCGACAGCGTCGGTGCCGAACGTGAACCTGGCCGCCGCTTTCTCGGTCGTGCTGGCGCTCTTCACCTTCGCGCTCTCGTTCACCGTGCTCAAGTTCACCCAGCGAAAGGCTGACTGA
- a CDS encoding LacI family DNA-binding transcriptional regulator: protein MAIPGARPRRATIFDVAAEANVSRGTVSRMLNGEPYVSDSAREAIEKAIAKVGYVRNMAARNLATQRSKAIALIVHEPHSVFLEDPNIGAILLGTNERLSEADYQLVCLIIGSDRDSSRIAEYLQGGFVDGAVIVSAREHDPIADAIAHIGLPAVFVGHPMSAPDMPYVGIDNRGAARDITRELLATGRKKIGMIAAALDRDSGSERLAGFRDALGDQFDENLVVDFPLYSRESGAEGMKALLERAGDLDGVFAASDAVAAGAMDVLRESGRSVPGDVGIVGFDDSDWAQRCQPQLSTVRQPADLLGREAASMVLELVNGIVPETRGRILPTELKLRGSA, encoded by the coding sequence ATGGCAATCCCTGGAGCACGGCCGCGCCGCGCGACAATCTTCGACGTCGCCGCGGAAGCGAACGTGTCTCGCGGCACCGTTTCCCGCATGCTGAACGGCGAACCTTACGTCTCCGATTCCGCCCGCGAAGCCATCGAGAAGGCCATCGCCAAAGTCGGTTACGTGCGCAACATGGCGGCCCGCAACCTCGCGACTCAACGGTCGAAGGCGATCGCCCTCATCGTGCACGAACCTCACTCCGTCTTTCTCGAGGATCCCAACATTGGCGCCATTCTGCTCGGCACCAATGAGCGTCTCTCCGAAGCCGATTACCAGCTGGTGTGCCTCATCATCGGTTCCGACCGCGACAGCAGTCGCATCGCCGAATACCTCCAGGGCGGCTTCGTGGATGGAGCCGTCATCGTCTCCGCCCGCGAGCACGACCCGATTGCCGATGCCATCGCCCACATCGGCCTGCCCGCCGTGTTCGTCGGTCACCCGATGAGCGCTCCGGATATGCCCTACGTCGGCATCGACAACCGCGGTGCCGCCCGCGACATTACCCGTGAACTTCTGGCCACCGGCCGCAAGAAAATCGGCATGATTGCCGCTGCCCTCGACCGTGACTCCGGTAGCGAACGCCTAGCCGGCTTTCGGGATGCCCTGGGCGACCAGTTCGACGAGAACCTGGTTGTCGACTTTCCGCTCTACTCACGCGAGAGCGGCGCCGAGGGAATGAAGGCGCTGCTCGAACGCGCTGGCGACCTCGACGGAGTCTTCGCGGCATCCGATGCTGTGGCTGCCGGCGCTATGGATGTGCTTCGCGAGAGCGGTCGCTCGGTCCCCGGCGACGTCGGCATCGTGGGCTTCGACGATAGCGATTGGGCACAGCGGTGCCAGCCCCAACTCTCGACAGTGCGTCAACCGGCCGACCTGCTGGGACGCGAAGCAGCATCGATGGTGCTGGAACTCGTCAACGGCATCGTGCCCGAAACTCGCGGCCGTATTCTCCCGACGGAGCTCAAACTGCGGGGCTCTGCCTAG
- the lysS gene encoding lysine--tRNA ligase yields the protein MNDAANAPEPTEAEVSEQKAVRLEKRQRLIDSGAEAYPVGVAITTSIPAVRAKYPSLEADETTGDVVGLAGRIVHLRNTGKLCFASLQSGDGQRIQVMVSLGEVGDESLALWKELVDLGDHLFVSGEVISSRRGELSVMVKDWKIASKAVLPLPNLHSELSDEQRVRSRYLDLIVRDQARFTVRARAKVNASLRATFAAHDYLEVETPMLQTMHGGASARPFVTHSNAFDTELYLRIAPELFLKRAVVGGIERAFEINRNFRNEGADSTHSPEFAMVEAYQAYGDYNQMADLTQELVQNSAVAVTGSMLVTLADGTEYDLGGQWARISMYDSLNEAAGLSVTPQTSAEELKVLADAVGIEVTQPTHGKYVEELWEHYVKPGLDLPTFVMDFPVDTSPLVRDHRTIEGVVEKWDLYIRGFELATGYSELVDPVIQRERFVEQALLASQGDVEAMRLDEDFIRALEHGMPPTGGIGVGVDRLLMAITGLGIRETILFPLVK from the coding sequence GTGAATGACGCTGCTAACGCCCCCGAGCCCACCGAAGCTGAAGTTTCTGAGCAAAAAGCCGTTCGGTTAGAGAAGCGTCAGCGACTCATCGATTCGGGCGCTGAGGCGTACCCGGTCGGCGTCGCCATCACCACGAGCATTCCGGCCGTGCGCGCGAAGTACCCGTCGCTTGAAGCGGATGAGACCACGGGCGATGTCGTCGGTCTCGCGGGTCGCATCGTGCACCTCCGCAACACCGGCAAGCTGTGCTTCGCCTCGCTGCAGTCCGGTGACGGCCAGCGCATCCAAGTCATGGTTTCGCTCGGCGAAGTGGGCGACGAGTCGCTCGCTCTGTGGAAAGAACTCGTTGACCTCGGTGACCACCTGTTCGTGAGTGGCGAGGTCATTTCGAGCCGCCGCGGCGAGCTTTCCGTCATGGTCAAGGACTGGAAGATCGCGTCCAAGGCCGTTCTTCCCCTTCCCAACCTGCACTCCGAATTGAGCGACGAACAGCGCGTTCGCAGCCGCTACCTCGACCTCATCGTTCGCGACCAGGCCCGGTTCACGGTGCGCGCTCGCGCCAAGGTCAACGCGAGCCTGCGCGCCACGTTCGCCGCGCACGACTACCTCGAAGTCGAAACGCCGATGCTGCAGACGATGCACGGTGGAGCATCCGCTCGCCCCTTCGTCACGCACTCCAACGCGTTCGATACCGAGCTGTACCTGCGCATTGCGCCCGAGTTGTTCTTGAAGCGTGCCGTTGTCGGTGGCATCGAGCGCGCGTTCGAGATCAACCGCAACTTCCGCAACGAGGGTGCTGACTCCACGCACTCGCCCGAGTTCGCGATGGTCGAGGCGTACCAGGCTTATGGCGACTACAACCAGATGGCTGACCTCACGCAGGAGCTCGTCCAGAACTCCGCCGTTGCTGTCACCGGATCGATGCTCGTCACACTCGCTGACGGCACCGAGTATGACCTCGGTGGCCAGTGGGCGCGCATCTCGATGTACGACTCCCTCAACGAAGCGGCCGGCCTCAGCGTCACGCCGCAGACGTCCGCTGAGGAACTGAAGGTGCTGGCGGATGCTGTCGGCATCGAGGTCACTCAGCCCACCCACGGCAAGTACGTGGAAGAGCTGTGGGAGCACTACGTGAAGCCGGGCCTCGACCTCCCGACCTTCGTCATGGACTTTCCCGTCGATACGAGCCCACTGGTGCGCGACCACCGCACCATCGAAGGTGTTGTCGAAAAGTGGGACCTCTACATTCGTGGATTCGAACTGGCTACCGGCTACTCCGAGCTTGTTGACCCCGTGATTCAGCGCGAACGTTTCGTGGAGCAAGCACTCCTGGCTAGTCAGGGCGACGTTGAAGCAATGCGCCTCGACGAAGACTTCATCCGCGCTCTCGAGCACGGCATGCCGCCGACCGGTGGAATCGGTGTCGGTGTCGACCGTTTGCTGATGGCCATCACGGGCCTCGGCATCCGCGAAACCATCCTCTTCCCTCTGGTCAAGTAA